One window of the Triticum dicoccoides isolate Atlit2015 ecotype Zavitan chromosome 3B, WEW_v2.0, whole genome shotgun sequence genome contains the following:
- the LOC119280458 gene encoding fatty acyl-CoA reductase 1-like — MIGEMDVDSLVEYFRGKSILITGSTGFLGKVLVEKILRVQPDVKKLFLLIRASDVESAMLRIQNEIIGREIFQVLKEKHGVGFHNFMKEKIFPLVGDIMHEDFGLDTANLREVSKEIDIIVNGAATTKFSERYDVAFYVNVLGAKHVGAFTRKCTKLMMLLHVSTAYVVGEQEGLIAEKPFFMGETLRVGTHLDIESELNLIKETRRELRDDGSTEKDEMKVMKKLGLKRARNFGWSNTYVFTKAMGEMMMGLLRAEFPVVIIRPSIITSTLKEPLPGWMEGIRTVDAVIMGYAKQTLPFFLGSLDSILDMIPGDMVVNAMMAVMAAHSDDQQGHIIYNVTSSLSNPAPSALVIDSMHRYFFENLPCKGNGERVWLNKMRIFSTLTHLRLYMAIKYKLPLEMLRLVSIALCGIFSERYNELSRKYRFVMRMIELYAPYSLFKGCFEDTNLAKLRMTMNRDDQINNGAYYFDFDPKSINWIDYFYGVHIPGVLKYCI, encoded by the exons ATGATTGGTGAAATGGATGTGGATAGCCTTGTAGAATACTTCAGGGGCAAGAGCATCCTCATCACCGGCTCAACGGGGTTCCTAGGAAAAG TGCTTGTGGAGAAGATATTGAGGGTTCAGCCTGATGTCAAGAAGCTCTTCCTCTTGATTCGGGCCTCCGATGTCGAATCCGCAATGCTTCGGATTCAAAATGAG ATCATAGGGAGGGAGATCTTTCAAGTGCTAAAAGAAAAGCATGGTGTGGGGTtccataatttcatgaaagaaaagATCTTCCCTTTGGTGGGTGACATCATGCATGAGGACTTTGGACTAGACACTGCCAATCTGAGAGAAGTGTCGAAGGAAATAGACATTATAGTCAACGGAGCAGCCACTACGAAATTTTCTGAAAG ATATGATGTGGCATTCTATGTGAATGTCTTGGGAGCGAAGCATGTCGGCGCATTCACAAGGAAGTGTACTAAGCTCATGATGTTGCTTCATGTTTCCACTG CCTATGTAGTTGGTGAACAAGAAGGCCTAATAGCGGAGAAGCCATTCTTCATGGGTGAGACACTAAGGGTGGGCACACATCTGGACATCGAATCCGAGCTAAATCTTATCAAAGAGACCAGGAGGGAACTAAGGGACGACGGTTCCACGGAGAAAGACGAGATGAAAGTCATGAAGAAACTTGGCCTCAAGAG GGCACGAAACTTCGGGTGGTCAAACACCTATGTCTTCACTAAGGCaatgggggagatgatgatgggacTCTTGCGAGCGGAATTTCCGGTGGTCATCATCCGCCCGAGCATCATAACCAGTACTCTCAAGGAGCCATTGCCTGGATGGATGGAAGGAATTAG GACCGTCGATGCAGTGATCATGGGTTATGCCAAGCAGACCTTACCATTCTTTCTAGGTAGCCTTGATTCAATACTCGACATG ATACCGGGGGACATGGTGGTGAATGCTATGATGGCTGTCATGGCAGCGCACTCAGATGATCAACAAGGTCATATCATCTACAATGTAACATCATCACTAAGCAACCCGGCACCCTCAGCCCTTGTCATAGACTCAATGCACCGTTACTTCTTTGAGAACCTGCCATGCAAGGGGAACGGTGAGCGTGTCTGGCTGAACAAGATGCGAATCTTTAGCACGCTCACGCACTTGAGATTGTACATGGCCATCAAGTACAAGCTTCCCCTCGAG ATGCTTCGCCTAGTGAGCATTGCACTCTGCGGAATTTTCTCAGAACGCTACAACGAGCTTAGCAGAAAATACAGATTCGTCATGCGGATGATCGAGCTCTATGCACCATATAGCTTGTTCAAAGGGTG CTTCGAAGACACGAACTTGGCGAAGCTAAGGATGACAATGAATAGGGATGATCAAATTAACAATGGAGCATATTACTTTGACTTTGATCCCAAGTCCATAAACTGGATTGATTATTTCTATGGTGTACACATCCCTGGTGTGCTTAAATATTGTATTTAA